From a single Nicotiana tabacum cultivar K326 chromosome 8, ASM71507v2, whole genome shotgun sequence genomic region:
- the LOC107814428 gene encoding protein farnesyltransferase/geranylgeranyltransferase type-1 subunit alpha: MDTGEDKRTRIPFKERPEWADVKPVPQDDGPCPVVPIAYTEDFSETMDYFRAIYLDDERSPRALQLTAEAIPLNPGNYTVWQFRRVVLEALGVDLHEELKFVDRIAGENTKNYQIWHHRRWLAEKLRTDAVTNELEFTKKIFSQDAKNYHAWSHRQWVLQALGGWENELAYCQQLLEDDIYNNSAWNQRYFVVTRSPLLGGLAAMRELEVNYTVQALRASPENESPWRYLRGLYKNDTQSLVEDSQVASVLLDVLTSKNNHVHALSLLLDLLSHGFEPREELKSAVDVLTPQSCSPDLPLAKRICSILEHADPMRINYWNWRKSTIPVQSAKCQNTDRLADLSMQDNL, translated from the exons ATGGATACTGGCGAAGATAAGCGAACGCGAATCCCGTTCAAGGAAAGGCCTGAATGGGCCGATGTGAAGCCCGTTCCGCAAGACGACGGGCCCTGCCCGGTGGTTCCAATAGCCTACACCGAAGACTTCTCGGAAACCATGGATTATTTCCGGGCAATCTACTTAGACGACGAGCGGTCTCCACGCGCCCTTCAGCTTACTGCTGAAGCTATTCCGTTAAACCCTGGAAATTACACT GTATGGCAATTCAGGCGAGTTGTGCTGGAGGCACTGGGTGTTGATTTACATGAAGAATTGAAGTTTGTTGATCGCATTGCTGGGGAGAAcacaaaaaattatcaaatatg GCATCATAGACGATGGCTTGCTGAGAAGCTGCGAACTGATGCTGTGACAAATGAGCTAGAATTcaccaagaaaatattttctcagGATGCAAAAAATTATCATGCTTGGTCCCATCGGCAG TGGGTCCTTCAAGCTCTTGGCGGATGGGAAAATGAGCTTGCCTATTGTCAACAACTCCTCGAAGATGATATTTACAACAATTCTGCTTGGAATCAG AGATACTTTGTTGTGACACGATCACCTCTATTAGGGGGCCTAGCGGCAATGAGGGAATTAGAAGTGAATTACACAGTTCAAGCCCTCAGAGCTAGTCCGGAGAATGAAAGTCCTTGGAGGTATCTTCGTGGTCTTTACAAGAATGATACACAATCTCTAGTTGAGGATTCTCAAGTAGCATCGGTGCTTTTGGATGTTTTAACCTCCAAAAATAATCATGTGCATGCTCTGAGCTTGCTGTTGGATCTTCTCAGTCATGGTTTTGAACCAAGGGAAGAATTAAAAAGTGCAGTAGATGTTCTTACTCCACAGTCATGCTCTCCGGATTTACCCTTGGCGAAGAGAATTTGTTCCATCTTGGAACATGCTGATCCAATGAGAATAAACTATTGGAATTGGCGCAAAAGCACTATTCCTGTTCAATCAGCTAAATGCCAGAATACTGATAGGTTGGCTGATTTAAGCATGCAGGATAACTTGTAG
- the LOC107814431 gene encoding endonuclease III homolog 1, chloroplastic isoform X2 yields the protein MPLCLLRNTALLPLFVPLRIQTISSAKMPRNRSSFKRETPFDKNPGSEGSGGSSVPEFRVFVRKKRVKKTLEVMDKEVKEESSGKKFVKLPDIEDFSYVKDDMYSQSTPAETVHLTGEKALSQLTQKVRPPLNWEKVLEGIRKMRSSEDAPVDSMGCEKAGSSLPAKERRFAVLVSSLLSSQTKDQVNHGAIQRLLQNGLLAPDAIDTANEETIKSLIYPVGFYTRKASNLKKIAKICLSKYDGDVPSSLEELLLLPGIGPKMAHLVMNVAWNNVQGICVDTHVHRICNRLGWVSRPGTKQETRTPEETRESLQLWLPKEEWVPINPLLVGFGQTICTPLRPRCAICAVSDLCPSAFKEASSPSSTAKK from the exons ATGCCTCTCTGTCTTCTGAGAAACACTGCACTTCTTCCCTTATTTGTCCCTCTTCGGATTCAAACCATTTCCTCCGCCAAAATGCCACGAAACCGAAGCTCCTTCAAGCGAGAAACCCCCTTTGATAAAAATCCAG GTTCTGAAGGCTCAGGTGGTAGCTCCGTTCCTGAATTTCGTGTTTTCGTACGGAAAAAGAGAGTGAAAAAGACTCTGGAAGTTATGGACAAAGAGGTCAAGGAAGAATCTTCTGGTAAAAAA TTTGTTAAACTGCCTGATATAGAGGATTTTTCCTACGTTAAGGACGATATGTATTCTCAGTCAA CACCTGCCGAAACTGTGCATTTGACTGGAGAAAAAGCTCTATCCCAGTTGACACAAAAAG TACGACCGCCTCTGAACTGGGAAAAAGTTCTTGAAGGAATCCGCAAGATGAGATCCTCTGAGGATGCACCTGTAGACTCCATGGGTTGTGAGAAAGCTGGGAGTTCTCTTCCTGCCAAG GAAAGAAGATTTGCGGTCCTAGTATCATCACTCTTGTCAAGCCAGACCAAAGATCAAGTTAATCATG GAGCTATCCAGCGTCTCCTGCAAAATGGCTTGCTTGCTCCAGATGCCATTGACACAGCAAATGAAGAAACCATCAAGAGTTTGATATATCCG GTGGGCTTTTACACGAGAAAGGCTAGCAACCTGAAAAAGATAGCAAAAATTTGTCTTTCAAAGTATGACGGGGACGTTCCTAGTTCTCTGGAGGAATTGCTTCTACTCCCAGGAATTGGTCCCAAGATGGCTCATCTA GTTATGAATGTTGCATGGAACAACGTTCAAGGGATATGTGTAGATACTCATGTGCATCGAATTTGCAATCGGCTTGGATGGGTATCACGTCCCGGAACAAAGCAG GAAACTAGAACCCCTGAGGAGACTAGGGAGTCCTTGCAGCTTTGGCTTCCGAAGGAAGAATGGGTGCCTATCAATCCTCTCTTG GTAGGGTTTGGACAGACCATATGTACTCCTTTAAGACCACGTTGTGCAATCTGTGCGGTAAGTGATCTCTGCCCATCCGCATTCAAAGAGGCGTCAAGCCCATCTTCCACTGCCAAAAAGTGA
- the LOC107814431 gene encoding endonuclease III homolog 1, chloroplastic isoform X1: protein MPLCLLRNTALLPLFVPLRIQTISSAKMPRNRSSFKRETPFDKNPGSEGSGGSSVPEFRVFVRKKRVKKTLEVMDKEVKEESSGKKFVKLPDIEDFSYVKDDMYSQSTPAETVHLTGEKALSQLTQKEIKSVSFSDSVRPPLNWEKVLEGIRKMRSSEDAPVDSMGCEKAGSSLPAKERRFAVLVSSLLSSQTKDQVNHGAIQRLLQNGLLAPDAIDTANEETIKSLIYPVGFYTRKASNLKKIAKICLSKYDGDVPSSLEELLLLPGIGPKMAHLVMNVAWNNVQGICVDTHVHRICNRLGWVSRPGTKQETRTPEETRESLQLWLPKEEWVPINPLLVGFGQTICTPLRPRCAICAVSDLCPSAFKEASSPSSTAKK from the exons ATGCCTCTCTGTCTTCTGAGAAACACTGCACTTCTTCCCTTATTTGTCCCTCTTCGGATTCAAACCATTTCCTCCGCCAAAATGCCACGAAACCGAAGCTCCTTCAAGCGAGAAACCCCCTTTGATAAAAATCCAG GTTCTGAAGGCTCAGGTGGTAGCTCCGTTCCTGAATTTCGTGTTTTCGTACGGAAAAAGAGAGTGAAAAAGACTCTGGAAGTTATGGACAAAGAGGTCAAGGAAGAATCTTCTGGTAAAAAA TTTGTTAAACTGCCTGATATAGAGGATTTTTCCTACGTTAAGGACGATATGTATTCTCAGTCAA CACCTGCCGAAACTGTGCATTTGACTGGAGAAAAAGCTCTATCCCAGTTGACACAAAAAG AAATCAAAAGCGTCAGTTTCTCTGATTCAGTACGACCGCCTCTGAACTGGGAAAAAGTTCTTGAAGGAATCCGCAAGATGAGATCCTCTGAGGATGCACCTGTAGACTCCATGGGTTGTGAGAAAGCTGGGAGTTCTCTTCCTGCCAAG GAAAGAAGATTTGCGGTCCTAGTATCATCACTCTTGTCAAGCCAGACCAAAGATCAAGTTAATCATG GAGCTATCCAGCGTCTCCTGCAAAATGGCTTGCTTGCTCCAGATGCCATTGACACAGCAAATGAAGAAACCATCAAGAGTTTGATATATCCG GTGGGCTTTTACACGAGAAAGGCTAGCAACCTGAAAAAGATAGCAAAAATTTGTCTTTCAAAGTATGACGGGGACGTTCCTAGTTCTCTGGAGGAATTGCTTCTACTCCCAGGAATTGGTCCCAAGATGGCTCATCTA GTTATGAATGTTGCATGGAACAACGTTCAAGGGATATGTGTAGATACTCATGTGCATCGAATTTGCAATCGGCTTGGATGGGTATCACGTCCCGGAACAAAGCAG GAAACTAGAACCCCTGAGGAGACTAGGGAGTCCTTGCAGCTTTGGCTTCCGAAGGAAGAATGGGTGCCTATCAATCCTCTCTTG GTAGGGTTTGGACAGACCATATGTACTCCTTTAAGACCACGTTGTGCAATCTGTGCGGTAAGTGATCTCTGCCCATCCGCATTCAAAGAGGCGTCAAGCCCATCTTCCACTGCCAAAAAGTGA